TGGCTTCTTCTTCTCCAACGCCCATGGCGCTCAGCACCACGGATGGCTCAGAAACGCCCGAATGACAGGCACTGCCGCCACTGACGGCCACGCTCTCAAGGTCAAAAGCAGCCAACTGAATATCCTTAGAGATGTGAGGCATAGACAGGCATAAGGTTTGGGGAAGTCTGGGGGTGTGTTGGCCAAAAATGCGCGCATGTGGCGCAAGAGCGTGAATATTTTGCTCAGCTTCATCGCGCCATGTTTGGCATGCATGAAAATGGCGGACACCGGCTTCAGAGAGAGAGGCGCGTACAGCCTCCACAAATCCCCAAATGAGGGGAAGAGACGGCGTGCCTGACCGAAGGCCGTGCTCTTGACCACCTCCACACAAAACAGGGGAAAACGGCACATGTTCTTTAATCATCAAGGCGCCCACACCGCAAGGGCCGCCCAGTTTATGAGACGAGAGGGTCGCCATATCCACATGAGAAAAATCAACAGGGATTTTCCCTAACGCTTGGCTGGCATCTGTATGGAACAGTCCACCATAAGACTTGATGATCTTGCTCAAGGGGGAGAGATCACTGATAATGCCGGTTTCATGGTTCGCCATCATAAAGGAGGCCAGGAAAGGATAGCGATGATCGTCACCAGGAATGTTTTGGGTGATCTCTTGTTGCACGCTTCTATAGGTGGCATCAAAGATCTTGTCTGTCACATAGCCCGAGGGCCCCACAGCGCAGAGATAGAGATCTTTGTTGTGTGAACGTGTGATGGCCTCTTTCACGTTTTCAAGAAGAGAGGCATGTTCTGTGGTGCCTGTGAACAGGGCCGAGACGCGGGGCAGCATGCCGTAAATAGCCAGAAAATTACTTTCGGTCGCACCGCTGGTGAACACCACTTCTGAGGGCTTAACATTCAAAAGCTCGGCCAGCGCTTCGCGTGCTTGCGTCAAGCATTGATTAAGCTGCACACCAAAATGATGAGCTGATGAGGGGTTTCCCAAATAGTGGACATAGTGATTCATGGCCTCTTTGGCTTCAGGCCTCAGCGGCATGGAGGCATTGCTGTCAAGATAAATTCTCTTCATGAACACACCTCGCGCATCGCAGAAAACCCCTCAGAAAGGTCTTCAGATGTGAGGGTGTTGTTCACAACGTCGTCGAGGGTGACATTGTTAAGATAGCGCCAGATGTGTTGTTCAAAACGCGCCCATAAATGATGAGTAATGCACATATCGCCATCTTTTTGGCATCCTTGACCCTTGTCGCCGTGGCCGTTGCAACGCATGGCCCGAACAGGCTCGTTCACAGCCTTCATAATGCACCCAATCGTCACGTCTTTAGGCGAACGCGAAAGTCTATATCCTCCCTTAGCGCCACGAATGCTGTCCACAAGGCCCCGACGTCTTAACGTAGAGAATAATTGTTCGAGATAAACGTGAGACAATCCCTGTCGATGGGCCATATCTCGCAAAGACACAGGGCCTTGAGCCCTATTCAACGTCAAGTCGGCGAGGGCCATAATGGCATAACGGCTGCGGGCACTTATTTTCATAAAATCAACTTACGGTTCCTCAAAGAGGTTACTAGAGCTAGCTTTTTCTTGCATTTCCTGTATAATGATTGTTAATCTTAAAAACCTGATTAAAAAAGTCAAGAAAATTCATAGTATGCATGAGTGGTCTGAATGCCTGAGGTGATGTTGAGAGGTCCTGCGGGACGTATTGAGGGACGCTATCATGCGGGGAAAAAAGGTGGACCTCTGGCGCTGGTGTTACACCCCAATCCTGAGCACGGTGGGGATATGAACCACAACGTGGCCTATCTTTTGTACCGGGTCTTTGTGGATCTTGGTTTTTCTGTATTGCGGTTTAATTTTCGCGGTGTGGGCCGCTCGGAAGGCACATCTGGGGATGGGGAGCTTGACGATGCGTCTGCTTGCCTCAACTGGCTTTGCGCCCACAACCCCAATGCCTCCACCTGTTTTGTGGGAGGCTATTCCTTTGGCGCCTGGGTGGGCATGCAGCTGCTTATGCGGCGGCCCGAGATTCAGCGCTTTGTGTCTATTTCACCGCCCGCCAATCTTTATGATTTCAGTTTTCTTGCGCCCTGTCCTAAACCAGGTCTTGTGGTGCAAGGCGGCCAAGATGGCCTGGTGCCCAAAGAATCTGTGACGCGTCTTGTCACGCGTCTTAAGGTGCAAAAATCCACCGACATTGACTTGAAGGTCATTCGCGCCGCTGACCACTCCTTTACAGGCTTTTTGAAGGACATGTTTCAGATTACCAAGCGGTATGTTCAAGAGAACACGCCTGAATTGCCTTGAAACGTAGGGCATGTGTGCGACACGTAAAAAAGTGAGGCCGTTTTGAAAGGCCGCGCCTTGGGGCGTTATTCTGTTGAACCCTTCCACATTCTGGCCTAAACTAGGGCTGTTGTTGTTGAGGGGGGACGCGTGTGACGCAATGGGGTGAGGATGCAGGCTTTGACGGCACGGTGCCTTATGTGCCTCTCAAAAACCACACAAATTATTCATTGCTTGAAGGCGCCATCACGGTTGAGGCACTGATCCACAAAGCTCAGAAAGAAGCCTGGCCTGCTTTAGGCATGACAGATACAGGCAACATGTTCGGCGCGATGGCATTTTCGCTGGCCGCACAAAAGGCCGGTATTAAACCTGTGTTGGGGAGCTTGCTGCCCCTTTTTATTGAAGATTTCGACAAACAACCCACAGGGGAGGGCCTTACCTCTTCGCCATCACCTTGTTTTTTATTGCCTCTTTTTGTCCAAAATAAGACAGGCTATGAACATCTATCGGCGCTTCTCACGCTCACCAGCGTAAGGCAAGAAGATCGCTGGATGGGCGGCGTGCATATTTCACAACTGGTGGGGCGCACCGAAGGGCTCTTAGCGTTTTCAGGGGGCGCGCGCGGGCCCATCCCCTTTTTATATGAGAACAACCCAGAAAAGGCGGGGATGTTGCTCACAAAGCTGGGTCAACTTTTTAAGGATCGATTCTATATTGAAATTGAGCGGACCCGGGGACAGGCTTCTGAAGAGTCTTTTTTGTTAGCTGCGGCTTTTAAGGAAAAGTGGCCGCTGGTGGCCACTAATGAAGCTTTTTTTGCCCATGAGGATGATTATGCCGCCCACGATGCGTTGATTTGTGTTAAAGAATCCACCTATGTCAATGAAAAAGAACGGCGACGCGAAACCCCTCATCACCGCCTTAAATCTCCGACTGAGATGGCAAGCCTCTTTGCCGACATTCCAGAGGCCTTGATCAACACGGTTCATGTGGCCAAGCGGTGTTCTTTTTTGCTGGAAACACAAGCGCCTGTGTTGCCACCCTATCCTTTGCCTGAGGGCAAAAGCCAGGCCGATCTGTTAAGGGCCAAAGCTGAAGAAGGCCTTGAAAAACGCTTGAAAACCTTGCCTCCTGACGCTGCCAAGCCGGACGTCTATCAAGAGCGTCTGAACACAGAGCTGGACGTGATTATTTCGATGGGGTTTGATGGCTATTTTTTGATTGTCTCAGACTTTGTGCAGTGGGCGAAGGAACAGGGGATTCCCGTGGGGCCAGGCCGTGGCTCGGGGGCCGGGTCTTTGGTGGCATGGTGTTTATCCATCACCGATGTGGATCCCATTCGTTTCAAATTGATTTTTGAACGCTTTCTCAACCCCGAACGTGTTTCTATGCCTGACTTTGATATCGATTTTTGCCCCGAGCGGCGGGATGACGTGATTGCGTATGTGCAAAAAAAATATGGCAGCGACAGCGTGGCCCATATTGTGACGTTCGGAAAACTGCAAGCCCGCGCCGTGCTTCGTGATGTGGGGCGCGTGCTCAGCATGCCCTATGGTCAGGTGGATAAACTGGCCAAACGCATTCCTTTTAACCCCGCCAATCCGGTGACGCTGAAAGAGGTGCTGGCACAAGATGCTGAGCTGAGGGATATGTGCGCCAAAGATGGTGCTGTGGGCCAGCTTTTTGATTATGCTAAGCGTTTGGAGGGGCTCTATCGTCACGCATCTACCCATGCAGCTGGTGTGGTGATTGGGGGACAGCCCCTTGTGAAGATGCTGCCCCTTTATAAAGACCCTAAATCCTCTTTACCCGCCACAGGCTTTAGCATGCATTTTGTAGAAAAAATGGGTCTGGTGAAGTTTGACTTTTTGGGGCTCAAAACGCTCACCGTGCTGCAAGACACGGTGAACCTTGCCAACAAACGGGGGGCGAACCTTCATCTCTCAACGTTGCCCCTTGATGATGACAACACCTTTGTTTTGCTGCGTAATGTTAACGTGGTGGGCCTATTCCAGCTTGAAAGTGCGGGCATGCGGGATGTGCTCTATCAACTTCAGCCCCATGCCTTTGAAGAACTTATTGCCTTAGTCGCCCTTTACCGCCCAGGCCCCATGGATGACATCCCTTACTATCTCGCCTGTCGTCATGGACGGGAAGAGGTGACCTATGCCTATCCGTGCTTGCAAGATATATTGAAAGAGACGTTTGGCGTGATGGTCTATCAAGAGCAAGTCTTACAGATTGCCCAGCGATTGGCCGGCTATACATTAGGGCAGGCCGACCTTCTTAGGCGCGCCATGGGTAAAAAAATCAAGAAAGAGATGGAGGCCCAGCGCAAGCATTTTATTGACGGGGTGCTCAGCAAAGAAGGTGGTCCGGCGGAAAAAGCGGCAGCCCTGTTTGATCAAATTGCCAAGTTTGCAGGCTATGCCTTTGTGCGGGCCCATGCCACGCCCTATGCGTTGCTTAGCTATCAAACCGCGTATATGAAGGCCAACCATACCCTCGAGTTTATGGCGGCATCCATGAATCAAGACATACACAACACCGATCGCTTGGCGCTGTTTGCACAAGATATGCAAGATAACGGGCTTACCCTGTTGGGCCCCGATATTAACGCCTCCATGGCTGATTTTTCTCTTGAAGATACGCCTTCAGGGCCAGCACTTCGTTATGGGTTGGCCGCCTTGAAAAATGTGGGGAAAAGCGCTATGGACGAGCTTGTCAACGCGCGCATCCAGCATGGCCCCTTCAAGGATATTTATGATGTTTTTGAGCGTTTGCGCGGCACCAAAGTGTTGAACAAAAGACAGCTCGAGAGTTTGATCGCCGCAGGGGCTTTAGATGCTTTGGGCACAGACAGGCACACGTTGATGGCGCATCTTGACACCTTCATGAGCTATGGCGCCCTTGACACAGCGCCCACACTGTTTCACCAGGAAGATACGCGGCCGGTGATCACGCCCAAAGATCCCTATCCACGTTCTGAGCGCTTGCGCCTTGAATATGATGCCATTGGCTTTTACCTCAATGATCACCCCATCACACCCTATACACCCTTTCTCCCCCATGTCGTAAGCAGTCACACCCTTAAAGAAACATTGGCGAATATGCCTCATGCGTGGCTAGCGGCAGTGCTTATTTCGTCAAAAATCAAAATGGGACGATCCGGCAAACGCTTTGCTTTTCTTCATTTTTCAGATCCACGGGGGACGTTTGAGGCCATCATGTTTGAAGATATGCTTGCCTCATGGCGTGAGCGCCTTGTGGCAGGGGATTTATTTCAGGTGAAGGTGTCTGGGCGCACGGATGGGGACCAACTTCGCTTACTGGTAGAAGGCTTGGTGGTGCGGGATGATTTTTTTGCTGCCGCCCCAACATGCACAATCCATGTGCATACCCCGACTGAGATAGAAGAGGTGGCCAAGGCTCTGCAAGGAGAAGCGCTGTCCACAGGGCATACCTCGGTTCATGTGCAGCTTCCCGTGCAGAACGTGGGGGGCAAGCCTGTGGATGTCACCCTTGTTGTGCCTCAAAAAATATGTCTGACCCCGATGGTGATGGATCGCTTGCTTGCCAACTCTTTATCGATTACTTTAGGCGAGGCATCTTTGACAACCTCTGCCGCAGCAAAGGACACGAACCACTATGAGCCAACACATGCTTCCCTTTAAGAAAATGCATAGCCTGGGCAATGATTTCGTCATTTTTGATGAGCCAGCCCATGTCACCCCTGACATGATTCGCTTCCTAAGTGATCGGCGTTTGGGCGTTGGGTGCGACCAGGTGCTTGAGGTGTTGCCCTCATCGCGTGACAATGTGCATGCGGCGTTGCGTATCTTTAACGCAGATGGCACAGAGGCTGAGGCCTGCGGCAACGGCACTCGTTGTGTGATGTGGAACCTGGCACAAACCTATGGCACTTCATGCGTGACCATTGAAAGCTCATCAGGTCTGTTAACTGGGCGCGTGATGGATCATCAGGAGGTCGAGGTAACCCAAGGCATGCCGCACTTGTTGTCTGACGAGGCCTTGCCGCTGGATGATTTTGGGTGCGATGAAGGGTATGCCGTGACCATGGGCAACCCGCATCTTGTTGTGCCTGTGACGCGTTTTAGCCCTGACAATATGACCCGCATCGGCCCGCGCCTTGAGGCCCATCCTTTTTTTCCAGACAAAACCAACGTTGAGTTTGTGCGTCAAAACCCTGATGGCACCTTAACCCTATGGGTGTGGGAGCGCGGCACAGGGCGCACACAGGCCTGCGCTTCGGGCACATGCGCCGCGGTGTTTGCCCTGAAGCATGAAGGCATCCTTGAGCATGACACCGTGTTGGTTCACCTTGAAGGTGGAGATTTGTGGGTTACCTGTCGCCCAGATGCGCCCATTGCCCATCGTGGCTCCGTAGCTTTGGTGTTTGAGGGAAGCATTCAGCTTGCATCCAACGGCAAGCCACAAACACATCGTTGTTCCAGCACGGGATAACCTCGCCGGCTTCTTCCATAAGGCTTGGCCAACTTTGCATCATAAGGGGCGCACGGCGATAGCGTTCATGAGAGCCTAATGGAGCTATCCATGGTTTCAGGAGGTGAGGGGGCGCATGTATGTGAAGATAAAAGCGATCATCCCACAGCATGTGCATGAAGGGTTGTTTAAGGGGTACAGATGCGATACGTCGCCATTCTCTCATCACCCACAGCTCCTCTTGGCACCACTGCATCAAACACCCGCCATAGGTGACATTTTTTTTCAACAATAGTTGCGCATGCACATGGCGCAAACGATCTGTGGTCAAGGGGTGAGGAGTGTGGCCGCGTATGTGTGTGAGAAGCATGCGTAATATAGGCACACCCTGGGGATGGGTAAGGAGGGGGCGCGCGGCTGACACGCGGGCATACCCCTGCTGCCAATGGATGAGATGACGCGTTAACACCTGCGCACTGGCATGATCTTCTTGCTCACCCCGTTGTCTATACGTGTGGGCAATATGAGACCAAAGGGCGCGCTGATCAGAAGATAGGCCCTGAAGGCTTTGTCGGATGCGCGCGCGTGTAAATCGCGGATGGGTGTTGGATGGATCGCGCACAAAGGGAAGATCAAGAAGATGAGCCGCATGCATAATCTCTTTTTTTGTTAAGGAAAGCAGGGGGCGCAGAAGATGCAGTCCCCAAAGAAGTGTGTGTGCCTTCATGCCTCCCCATCCATGAACGCCACTTCGGCGCAAAACACGAAAGCCGAACGTCTCAAGTTGATCATCACGGTGATGACCCAAAAAAAGGTGCTTAACCCCTTGTTGGTGACACCAAAGAGATAACGCGCGATAGCGCTGTTTCCGCGCCTTGGCATGCATAGTGCCCACAGGAAGATCTGTGGCCTTAAGCGTCACGTGGGGAATGCCTTGCTGGGCGCAAAAAGTGGCCACATGCTGCGCTTCATAGGAAGACTCAGGTCTTAAGCCATGGTCAACGGTAAGGGCGGTGAGTTTTTGATGATGTTTTTTCAAATAGGCATCAAGTAAGACCGTAAGCACTAAGCTATCCGGCCCACCTGATGTAGCCACAGCGTAATGCGTGACATCTTTGTTGATCATTGCAGCCCAGAGGGGCTCACAAAACAACGCCAACGCATGGGATAAAGGCGATTCGTGATCCACAAGCACCGTGAAGATTTTTTTTAGAAAGATCATAGCGTGAACATGGCCTTTTCTCCAAGGCAGTGCTATGTTGAAGCGAGTGTGAAGATTGTCTGACTATGACACCGCGACACGTTATTCTCGATGCACTTTCGGCCCTTGGGCGCGAAACGTGTGATTTTGACCTGGCCTCAGACCATCCGCTACGAAGCCTGGCGAGGACAGACCTTTCCTTGGCAGAGGTGACATGTGAACTTCCTCCTAAAGGCACAGAAGGAGATATCGCTACCAATGTTGCCTTTATCTTATCTCGCAGGCTTTCTCTGTCACCACGAGACACGGCACATTTGTTGGTGCCCGTTTTGTCTGCATCCCCTTATGTGGAAGAGGTGAGCGTCGCAGGGCCGGGGTTTTTGAATCTCACCCTGAAAGAGGGTTTTTGGGCAGACACCGTGCGCGCCATTTTGTCGCAAGAAAAAACCTTTGGCCATGGCGTCTGGGGCGCAGGTCAATCTGTGAATGTGGAGTATGTGTCTGCCAACCCGACGGGCCCTTTGCATATGGCGCATGGACGTGTAGCCGTAGTGGGGGACGTGCTTGCCAACCTTTTTGAAGCCTCAGGGTTTGATGTGACCCGCGAATATTATATCAACGATCGCGGTGTGCAGGTGGATAAGCTGGCCCGTTCTCTTTATATGCGTTATTGCGAAGTTTGCGGCGTTTCTTGCGAAACCGTGCTGGAAGGAGCCTATCCCGGTGCCTATTTAATAGATATTGCCCAAGATCTTTATGCACGTGACGGGCACACATGGTTGGATAAAGACGAGTCAGCATGGCTTTCTCCATTCAAGGCTTTTGCGATGTCAGCCCTGATGGCTATGATCCGCCACACCATGGACGTTGTGGGCATCAAGCACGATGTATTTGTGTCAGAACAGGACCTTTTTGACCGCGGGCTTTTTGACGAGGTGAAAGCGAGTCTTGATGCCCACCAATTAACGGCTATAGACACATTGCCCCCGCCAAAAGGGAAAAAGGCTGAAGGGTGGACCGCTGAACCGCTCTTGCTGTTTAAAGCCACAAAGCTGGGAGAGACCCAAGATGCTCCACTTTGCAAAAGTGATGGCAGCCCCACCTACTTGGGAGGAGATCTTGCCTATCACACAGATAAGCTGTCGCGGCAGTTTGACCTGCTGATTAACGTGTGGGGCGCCGATCATGCCAGCCAAGTGGGGCGCTTGAAAGCCGCTGTGGACGTTCTGTCTGAAGGAAAAGCCGATCTTTCTTTTGTGCTGTGCCAAATTGTGCACGTGTTGCAGGGGGGCAAGCCCGTCAAAATGTCGAAACGTGCCGGCAGTTATGTAGAACTTGAAGACATTGTGCAAGACGTTGGTGCCGATGTGCTGCGCTTTATGATGGTGTCACGAGAGCACACTACGCACCTCACCCTTGATATTGACGTGGTGAAAGAAACATCGTCAAACAACCCCGTGTTTTATGTGCACTATGCCTATGCCCGGGGCCACTCTGTGTTGAAAGAGGCGCAAAAAATCTGGGGACATGATGTCACCCACACATCCCGCCTGAAGAAGGCCCGTCTTGATCTTTTGTGCACGAAAGGCGAGCAAGACCTTATCAAAAAAATGGCTTTCTGGCCGGCCTGTGTCGAAGGGAGCACGCGCGCCCGTGAACCGCATCGCATCACCACGTTTCTCACAGATGTGGCCACACGGTTTCACAGCCTGTGGAGCCAAGGCAATCAACAGACAACCTTGCGTTTTTTGCGTGAAGATGACCCTGACGTCAGCCTGGCGCGCCTGGCTTTGGTACAAGCCATGCTCTATGTGCTGGCCTCAGGCTTTGCGATACTGGGCATTACCCCCAAGGAAACACTGACATGGTAACCCATTTCGCGCACACAAAAGCCAAGCTATTTTCTTGGATCGGCGGTCTCAGGGGATCTCAAAAGCTTTCCTTCGTATGGGGTGGTCTGTTGCTGTTAGGGCTTGGGGTCGGGCTGTGGCATATAGCCCATTTTGTATTGGCCCCCCCAACGCGCACCCCTTTGCCTGTGATTTATCCCCCTGCAGGGCCCATGCGCATCCCGCCCCAAGAGCCTTCCCAAACGCCTTCTTATCGCGTCTATGATC
The Candidatus Hepatobacter penaei DNA segment above includes these coding regions:
- a CDS encoding cysteine desulfurase family protein, which gives rise to MKRIYLDSNASMPLRPEAKEAMNHYVHYLGNPSSAHHFGVQLNQCLTQAREALAELLNVKPSEVVFTSGATESNFLAIYGMLPRVSALFTGTTEHASLLENVKEAITRSHNKDLYLCAVGPSGYVTDKIFDATYRSVQQEITQNIPGDDHRYPFLASFMMANHETGIISDLSPLSKIIKSYGGLFHTDASQALGKIPVDFSHVDMATLSSHKLGGPCGVGALMIKEHVPFSPVLCGGGQEHGLRSGTPSLPLIWGFVEAVRASLSEAGVRHFHACQTWRDEAEQNIHALAPHARIFGQHTPRLPQTLCLSMPHISKDIQLAAFDLESVAVSGGSACHSGVSEPSVVLSAMGVGEEEASTAIRMSMGWHTQEDDVKHFVWLWKKIYQQLNKRGKTRHVHAA
- a CDS encoding Rrf2 family transcriptional regulator — its product is MKISARSRYAIMALADLTLNRAQGPVSLRDMAHRQGLSHVYLEQLFSTLRRRGLVDSIRGAKGGYRLSRSPKDVTIGCIMKAVNEPVRAMRCNGHGDKGQGCQKDGDMCITHHLWARFEQHIWRYLNNVTLDDVVNNTLTSEDLSEGFSAMREVCS
- a CDS encoding alpha/beta hydrolase produces the protein MPEVMLRGPAGRIEGRYHAGKKGGPLALVLHPNPEHGGDMNHNVAYLLYRVFVDLGFSVLRFNFRGVGRSEGTSGDGELDDASACLNWLCAHNPNASTCFVGGYSFGAWVGMQLLMRRPEIQRFVSISPPANLYDFSFLAPCPKPGLVVQGGQDGLVPKESVTRLVTRLKVQKSTDIDLKVIRAADHSFTGFLKDMFQITKRYVQENTPELP
- the dnaE gene encoding DNA polymerase III subunit alpha, with translation MTQWGEDAGFDGTVPYVPLKNHTNYSLLEGAITVEALIHKAQKEAWPALGMTDTGNMFGAMAFSLAAQKAGIKPVLGSLLPLFIEDFDKQPTGEGLTSSPSPCFLLPLFVQNKTGYEHLSALLTLTSVRQEDRWMGGVHISQLVGRTEGLLAFSGGARGPIPFLYENNPEKAGMLLTKLGQLFKDRFYIEIERTRGQASEESFLLAAAFKEKWPLVATNEAFFAHEDDYAAHDALICVKESTYVNEKERRRETPHHRLKSPTEMASLFADIPEALINTVHVAKRCSFLLETQAPVLPPYPLPEGKSQADLLRAKAEEGLEKRLKTLPPDAAKPDVYQERLNTELDVIISMGFDGYFLIVSDFVQWAKEQGIPVGPGRGSGAGSLVAWCLSITDVDPIRFKLIFERFLNPERVSMPDFDIDFCPERRDDVIAYVQKKYGSDSVAHIVTFGKLQARAVLRDVGRVLSMPYGQVDKLAKRIPFNPANPVTLKEVLAQDAELRDMCAKDGAVGQLFDYAKRLEGLYRHASTHAAGVVIGGQPLVKMLPLYKDPKSSLPATGFSMHFVEKMGLVKFDFLGLKTLTVLQDTVNLANKRGANLHLSTLPLDDDNTFVLLRNVNVVGLFQLESAGMRDVLYQLQPHAFEELIALVALYRPGPMDDIPYYLACRHGREEVTYAYPCLQDILKETFGVMVYQEQVLQIAQRLAGYTLGQADLLRRAMGKKIKKEMEAQRKHFIDGVLSKEGGPAEKAAALFDQIAKFAGYAFVRAHATPYALLSYQTAYMKANHTLEFMAASMNQDIHNTDRLALFAQDMQDNGLTLLGPDINASMADFSLEDTPSGPALRYGLAALKNVGKSAMDELVNARIQHGPFKDIYDVFERLRGTKVLNKRQLESLIAAGALDALGTDRHTLMAHLDTFMSYGALDTAPTLFHQEDTRPVITPKDPYPRSERLRLEYDAIGFYLNDHPITPYTPFLPHVVSSHTLKETLANMPHAWLAAVLISSKIKMGRSGKRFAFLHFSDPRGTFEAIMFEDMLASWRERLVAGDLFQVKVSGRTDGDQLRLLVEGLVVRDDFFAAAPTCTIHVHTPTEIEEVAKALQGEALSTGHTSVHVQLPVQNVGGKPVDVTLVVPQKICLTPMVMDRLLANSLSITLGEASLTTSAAAKDTNHYEPTHASL
- the dapF gene encoding diaminopimelate epimerase, with the protein product MSQHMLPFKKMHSLGNDFVIFDEPAHVTPDMIRFLSDRRLGVGCDQVLEVLPSSRDNVHAALRIFNADGTEAEACGNGTRCVMWNLAQTYGTSCVTIESSSGLLTGRVMDHQEVEVTQGMPHLLSDEALPLDDFGCDEGYAVTMGNPHLVVPVTRFSPDNMTRIGPRLEAHPFFPDKTNVEFVRQNPDGTLTLWVWERGTGRTQACASGTCAAVFALKHEGILEHDTVLVHLEGGDLWVTCRPDAPIAHRGSVALVFEGSIQLASNGKPQTHRCSSTG
- the argS gene encoding arginine--tRNA ligase, producing MTPRHVILDALSALGRETCDFDLASDHPLRSLARTDLSLAEVTCELPPKGTEGDIATNVAFILSRRLSLSPRDTAHLLVPVLSASPYVEEVSVAGPGFLNLTLKEGFWADTVRAILSQEKTFGHGVWGAGQSVNVEYVSANPTGPLHMAHGRVAVVGDVLANLFEASGFDVTREYYINDRGVQVDKLARSLYMRYCEVCGVSCETVLEGAYPGAYLIDIAQDLYARDGHTWLDKDESAWLSPFKAFAMSALMAMIRHTMDVVGIKHDVFVSEQDLFDRGLFDEVKASLDAHQLTAIDTLPPPKGKKAEGWTAEPLLLFKATKLGETQDAPLCKSDGSPTYLGGDLAYHTDKLSRQFDLLINVWGADHASQVGRLKAAVDVLSEGKADLSFVLCQIVHVLQGGKPVKMSKRAGSYVELEDIVQDVGADVLRFMMVSREHTTHLTLDIDVVKETSSNNPVFYVHYAYARGHSVLKEAQKIWGHDVTHTSRLKKARLDLLCTKGEQDLIKKMAFWPACVEGSTRAREPHRITTFLTDVATRFHSLWSQGNQQTTLRFLREDDPDVSLARLALVQAMLYVLASGFAILGITPKETLTW